The Chitinophagaceae bacterium genome window below encodes:
- a CDS encoding efflux RND transporter periplasmic adaptor subunit, with protein sequence MTVETDGNIVTLSPAQLKNAGIETIRLQQKAVSSILKLNGRIDVPPQNIVSISVPLGGYLKTTKLLPGMHVSKGEVIAVVEDQQYIQLQQDYLTAKAKISFLENEYLRQKELNESKASSDKTYQLAEADFKSQKVLINALAEKLKLAGINITQLNENSITRSIQIHSPIDGYVSKVNVNIGKYVAPTEVLFELINPTDIHLALKVFEKDVSKLFIGQKLVAFTNSDPQNKHLCEILLIGRDLSTERNTEVHCHFEQYDKTLIPGTYMNAEIEIQNKNAEVLPSDAVVRFENKSFVFVKRDTGKFEMLEVQTGITENGFTEINITDDKLKENEFVSKGAYSLLMSLKNKSDE encoded by the coding sequence ATAACGGTTGAAACAGATGGGAACATTGTAACACTTTCGCCGGCACAGCTTAAAAATGCAGGTATTGAAACAATCCGTTTACAGCAAAAAGCTGTTTCTTCAATTCTTAAACTGAATGGACGGATAGATGTACCTCCGCAGAATATTGTTTCAATCAGTGTGCCATTAGGCGGCTATCTAAAGACTACCAAATTACTGCCCGGCATGCATGTAAGTAAGGGAGAAGTAATTGCAGTTGTTGAAGATCAGCAGTACATACAGTTACAGCAGGATTATTTAACTGCTAAAGCTAAAATCAGTTTTCTTGAGAATGAGTATCTCCGGCAAAAAGAATTAAATGAAAGTAAAGCCAGCAGCGATAAAACCTATCAGCTGGCAGAAGCGGATTTCAAAAGCCAGAAAGTGTTGATCAATGCACTGGCTGAAAAACTGAAGCTGGCAGGGATTAACATTACACAGCTGAATGAAAATAGTATTACCAGGAGCATACAGATCCACTCTCCTATTGACGGCTATGTTTCAAAAGTGAATGTAAACATTGGTAAGTATGTTGCACCAACGGAAGTGCTTTTTGAACTGATCAACCCGACTGACATTCATCTTGCATTAAAAGTGTTCGAAAAAGATGTTTCTAAATTATTTATCGGTCAGAAACTGGTTGCATTTACGAACAGTGATCCGCAGAATAAACATCTCTGCGAAATTCTGTTAATTGGAAGAGACCTTTCCACTGAACGGAATACGGAGGTGCATTGCCATTTTGAACAGTATGATAAAACCCTGATTCCGGGAACCTATATGAACGCTGAAATTGAAATACAGAATAAGAATGCTGAAGTGCTCCCATCTGATGCTGTTGTTCGTTTTGAAAACAAAAGCTTTGTATTTGTAAAAAGAGATACCGGCAAATTTGAAATGCTTGAAGTACAAACAGGCATTACTGAAAATGGCTTTACAGAAATCAATATTACAGATGATAAATTAAAGGAGAATGAGTTTGTGAGTAAGGGTGCTTACTCTTTACTGATGAGTTTAAAAAATAAATCAGACGAGTAG
- a CDS encoding YceI family protein yields MKKIVFLISITLFTGAVSAQDKYFTKTGKIHFDATTPKSPESIDGVNKSSICVVDTKTGNIQFSLLMKGFEFERALMQEHFNENYVESNKYPKTEFKGTITNNTAVNYSKDGVYPVKVKGKLSMHGETKDIEADGKLTVKGGKISANADFPVTLADFKVTIPSLVADKVAKIAKITVDCQLEPLK; encoded by the coding sequence ATGAAAAAGATAGTTTTTTTAATCAGCATCACCCTCTTTACAGGGGCAGTTTCAGCACAGGATAAATATTTTACTAAAACAGGTAAAATTCATTTTGATGCTACCACTCCAAAATCTCCGGAAAGTATTGATGGAGTTAATAAAAGTTCAATCTGTGTGGTAGATACCAAAACAGGAAATATCCAGTTCTCCCTTTTAATGAAAGGATTTGAATTCGAAAGGGCGTTGATGCAGGAACACTTCAACGAAAATTATGTTGAAAGTAATAAGTACCCAAAAACTGAATTCAAAGGAACAATTACAAATAACACAGCGGTGAACTATTCAAAAGATGGGGTTTACCCGGTGAAAGTGAAAGGCAAATTATCCATGCATGGCGAAACAAAGGACATAGAAGCTGATGGTAAATTAACAGTAAAAGGCGGAAAGATCAGTGCGAATGCAGATTTCCCGGTAACACTTGCCGATTTTAAAGTAACCATTCCTTCACTGGTTGCTGATAAGGTAGCTAAAATTGCAAAGATTACGGTTGACTGCCAGCTTGAACCACTGAAATAA
- a CDS encoding radical SAM protein, protein MISQSPYILYSDGSGNIFEDTSLYAVGREGWDAFPVDVEDWIELPEGGNLYELPGRKGIGIDVKTGEMRLCEKGWAVAAFIPPAHTSLYIAAFESEPDAETLPLFCYVAVGWLDEKFYVTALRIEQDIRQECAGYDEDKIEEGAQRLLKAYPENRLVRHLIENCCQTYNCPAARNFAMGRWECPIPVSPACNANCIGCISFQPQEEHIQSPQDRLTFKPSSEEIVEFTVPHLETAPYPIVSFGQGCEGEPLLMWETMRDAIIEIRKHTQKGSINVNTNGSNPVAVKVLCEAGLNSIRVSTNSARKHVYEAYYRPNNYQFEDIFESLKVMNSFGGWTSINYFVFPGMTDSVEEYEALRKLIKETGLKMIQWRNFNIDPDWYLGKIGITETSELMGVKQFIELIKEEFPDLKHGYFNPPIERIKGNYEVDFAHW, encoded by the coding sequence ATGATTTCACAATCGCCTTATATTCTTTATTCGGATGGAAGCGGAAATATTTTTGAAGACACTTCACTTTACGCTGTTGGCCGTGAAGGCTGGGATGCGTTCCCAGTTGATGTGGAAGACTGGATTGAACTGCCTGAAGGTGGCAATCTCTATGAACTTCCCGGAAGGAAAGGAATTGGTATTGATGTAAAAACAGGCGAAATGCGTTTGTGTGAAAAAGGCTGGGCTGTTGCTGCCTTTATACCTCCTGCACATACAAGTTTATACATTGCTGCATTTGAAAGTGAACCCGATGCAGAAACACTTCCCCTCTTTTGTTATGTTGCTGTTGGCTGGTTAGATGAGAAATTCTACGTAACCGCATTACGCATTGAACAGGACATCCGCCAGGAATGTGCAGGTTATGATGAAGATAAGATTGAGGAAGGTGCACAGCGATTATTAAAAGCCTATCCTGAAAATCGTTTGGTAAGGCATTTGATTGAAAACTGCTGCCAGACTTATAATTGTCCCGCTGCAAGAAATTTTGCTATGGGCCGTTGGGAATGTCCTATTCCTGTTTCGCCTGCCTGCAATGCCAATTGCATTGGTTGTATTTCATTTCAGCCGCAGGAAGAACATATACAAAGTCCGCAGGATCGCTTAACGTTTAAGCCAAGCTCCGAGGAAATTGTTGAGTTCACTGTTCCTCACCTTGAAACAGCGCCCTACCCGATTGTTTCGTTTGGACAGGGTTGTGAAGGTGAACCTTTGTTGATGTGGGAAACTATGCGTGATGCAATCATTGAAATAAGAAAACATACACAGAAAGGAAGTATCAATGTTAATACCAACGGATCAAATCCTGTTGCAGTAAAAGTATTATGCGAAGCCGGTTTGAATTCAATCCGTGTAAGCACTAACAGTGCACGCAAGCATGTGTATGAAGCGTATTACCGTCCGAATAATTACCAGTTTGAAGATATCTTTGAAAGCTTAAAAGTGATGAACAGTTTTGGCGGATGGACAAGCATCAACTACTTTGTTTTTCCCGGCATGACCGACAGCGTGGAAGAATATGAAGCCTTACGAAAACTCATTAAAGAAACCGGGCTGAAAATGATTCAGTGGCGGAATTTCAATATTGATCCTGACTGGTATTTGGGAAAGATCGGTATTACTGAAACCAGTGAGTTGATGGGTGTAAAACAGTTTATCGAATTAATCAAAGAAGAGTTTCCTGATTTAAAGCATGGTTATTTCAATCCGCCGATTGAACGCATCAAAGGAAATTATGAAGTTGATTTTGCGCACTGGTAA
- a CDS encoding DMT family transporter, with protein MKPAAPPHNLLLGILLAIVTAIIWSGNFIIARSVINDIPPTTLAFYRWTTAVIILIPFAWKHILPAWAIVKRNKAYFSGRL; from the coding sequence ATGAAGCCAGCAGCTCCCCCACATAACCTTTTGCTCGGAATTCTGTTGGCAATTGTCACTGCAATTATCTGGAGTGGAAATTTCATTATTGCAAGAAGTGTAATTAATGATATTCCTCCCACTACCTTAGCGTTTTACCGCTGGACAACAGCTGTTATTATCCTCATTCCCTTTGCATGGAAACATATTTTGCCGGCATGGGCCATTGTAAAACGAAACAAAGCTTATTTTTCTGGACGGCTTTAA
- a CDS encoding DMT family transporter — protein MSLFNTFVYIAGHSSTAINLALIGTTSSPIMAVILAHFFLKEHIQWQRVVGIILCLSGIFFLLSKGSLYNLLHLHFTKGDAWVLLGAFSFAVYNIFVRKKPVEISAIGFLFFVFLIGVLILIPAFITESLYSKPVVWDLKIGGVILYLGLGTSVISFLLWNRSIRELGAGRTALFGNLIPIFSSIEAVLILGEKINYIHLISFALIAAGLLIDNSHLLKRKQA, from the coding sequence GTGAGCCTCTTTAATACATTTGTCTATATCGCCGGGCATTCCTCTACTGCTATCAATCTTGCATTGATCGGTACAACATCATCCCCCATTATGGCGGTGATCCTTGCACATTTTTTTTTAAAGGAACATATTCAATGGCAGCGGGTAGTTGGAATTATACTTTGTTTATCGGGCATTTTTTTCCTGTTAAGCAAAGGGAGTTTATATAATCTCCTGCACCTGCATTTTACAAAGGGTGATGCGTGGGTGTTACTGGGTGCATTCAGTTTTGCCGTGTACAATATTTTTGTAAGAAAAAAACCAGTTGAAATTTCTGCTATCGGTTTTCTATTCTTTGTATTCCTGATTGGAGTGTTGATTCTTATTCCGGCATTTATTACAGAATCATTGTACAGCAAACCGGTTGTGTGGGATTTAAAAATCGGTGGAGTAATTCTGTATCTCGGTCTTGGTACTTCAGTTATTTCATTTCTTCTTTGGAACCGGTCTATCAGGGAACTGGGGGCTGGAAGAACAGCTTTGTTCGGCAATCTTATTCCTATCTTCAGCAGCATTGAAGCAGTGTTAATTTTAGGTGAAAAGATTAACTATATTCATCTCATCAGTTTTGCATTAATTGCGGCAGGTTTGCTGATTGATAACAGTCACCTGTTGAAACGAAAGCAAGCATGA
- a CDS encoding SDR family NAD(P)-dependent oxidoreductase: MKKVIIIGATSGIGKELALLYLKAGNKVGITGRRTELLEEIQKQFPSLVEIETFDVTGTNNISHLESLISKLGGMDLFVYNSGYGDASKNLSWEMDKATTLINVNGFVEMTNYAFNYFVKQGYGQIAATSSIAAYRGGSWAPAYNASKAFMSNYLEGITIKAYRLKAKIAITDIQPGFVQTAMAKGSGVFWSAPVERATQQIFNAIEKKKRKVQVTKRWMLMAWLFKWMPYSIYKRIG; the protein is encoded by the coding sequence ATGAAAAAAGTCATCATTATCGGAGCAACTTCAGGTATCGGGAAAGAATTGGCCCTTCTTTATTTAAAAGCAGGGAACAAAGTTGGCATTACAGGAAGAAGAACAGAGCTTCTTGAGGAAATACAAAAGCAATTCCCCTCACTGGTAGAAATCGAAACATTTGATGTAACAGGTACTAATAATATTTCTCATCTTGAATCACTCATCAGCAAGTTGGGTGGTATGGATCTGTTTGTTTATAATAGTGGCTATGGTGATGCAAGCAAAAATCTCAGTTGGGAAATGGACAAAGCCACAACACTCATCAACGTAAACGGCTTTGTGGAAATGACGAACTACGCCTTCAACTACTTTGTAAAACAGGGTTATGGACAAATAGCAGCCACCTCTTCCATTGCAGCATACCGTGGCGGAAGCTGGGCACCTGCTTACAATGCAAGCAAAGCATTTATGAGTAATTATCTGGAAGGAATAACCATTAAAGCATACCGTTTAAAAGCAAAGATTGCCATTACAGATATTCAACCAGGTTTTGTACAAACGGCCATGGCAAAAGGCAGCGGAGTTTTCTGGTCGGCGCCAGTTGAAAGAGCAACCCAACAGATATTCAATGCCATTGAAAAAAAGAAACGGAAAGTACAGGTTACAAAGCGCTGGATGCTGATGGCCTGGTTATTTAAGTGGATGCCTTATTCGATTTATAAAAGAATTGGGTAA
- a CDS encoding bifunctional folylpolyglutamate synthase/dihydrofolate synthase → MNYQQTIDYLFTRLPMFSRVGAAAIKKDLHNTIILCEALDNPHKKFKSVHVAGTNGKGSVSHMLAAILQTAGYKTGLYTSPHLHDFRERIKINGQMITEEYVIDFTKRIQPLIEEIEPSFFEITVAMAFEYFAKENVDIAIVEVGLGGRLDSTNIITPELSVITNIGWDHMNLLGDTLELIAAEKAGIIKQNIPVVIGEVIPESRNVFEQKAKAQHAELHYAQEEFSLLSNDYRNESLQVKVKEEASAAVLHYELDLPGIYQTKNILTVLSTVRQLQQRNWKISEEHLQSALKQTKQINGLHGRWEVIHHNPTLVLDVGHKM, encoded by the coding sequence ATGAACTATCAACAAACCATTGATTATCTTTTTACACGGCTTCCCATGTTCAGCCGTGTTGGTGCTGCAGCAATTAAGAAGGATTTACACAATACAATCATTCTTTGTGAAGCATTGGATAATCCGCATAAGAAATTTAAAAGCGTTCATGTAGCCGGTACCAATGGAAAAGGTTCGGTGAGTCATATGCTGGCAGCTATTTTGCAGACAGCCGGTTATAAAACCGGTTTATATACTTCTCCTCACTTACATGATTTCAGGGAACGGATCAAGATCAACGGACAAATGATCACTGAAGAATATGTGATTGATTTTACAAAACGAATTCAGCCATTGATTGAAGAAATTGAACCCTCTTTTTTTGAGATTACTGTTGCCATGGCTTTTGAATATTTTGCAAAAGAAAATGTTGATATTGCCATTGTTGAAGTTGGATTGGGCGGAAGACTGGACAGTACTAATATCATTACACCTGAGTTAAGTGTCATCACCAATATTGGCTGGGATCATATGAACCTGCTGGGTGATACATTGGAATTGATTGCAGCTGAAAAAGCTGGTATCATCAAACAAAACATTCCCGTTGTTATTGGTGAAGTAATTCCAGAAAGCAGGAATGTGTTTGAGCAAAAAGCAAAAGCGCAACATGCAGAATTACATTATGCACAGGAAGAATTCAGTTTGCTTTCGAATGATTACAGGAATGAATCACTACAGGTTAAAGTGAAAGAAGAAGCATCAGCTGCTGTACTTCATTATGAACTTGATTTACCGGGAATTTATCAAACAAAAAATATACTTACTGTTCTTTCTACAGTAAGACAGTTACAGCAAAGGAACTGGAAGATCAGTGAAGAACATCTGCAATCAGCACTAAAACAAACCAAACAAATAAATGGACTGCATGGAAGATGGGAAGTGATTCATCATAATCCAACACTTGTGCTTGATGTGGGGCATAAGATGTGA
- a CDS encoding NUDIX hydrolase → MVTMNWKTLSSKYLFTDNWLTLRVDKCERPDGKIIEPYYVYEFTDWVAAFALTKDNKVVMIKQYRHALGETIIELPGGCVDATDKSYEDAIARELLEETGYRFEKIEFLCQTSPNPSTNNNLLRAYLATGGELIKEQQLDDAEDIEVLLFSINELKQLIRENKLMQSMHVTALLYGLEKIGELKY, encoded by the coding sequence ATGGTAACTATGAACTGGAAAACACTTTCATCAAAATATCTGTTTACCGACAACTGGCTAACACTTCGTGTAGACAAATGTGAACGTCCAGACGGAAAAATTATAGAACCTTATTACGTATATGAATTCACCGATTGGGTAGCGGCTTTTGCATTGACCAAAGACAATAAAGTGGTGATGATAAAGCAATACCGTCATGCATTAGGAGAAACGATTATAGAACTTCCCGGTGGTTGTGTGGATGCAACAGATAAATCCTATGAAGATGCTATAGCAAGAGAGCTGTTAGAAGAAACAGGATACCGTTTTGAAAAAATTGAATTTCTTTGTCAGACTTCTCCCAATCCTTCCACTAATAATAATCTTCTCCGTGCTTACCTGGCAACAGGTGGCGAATTAATCAAAGAACAACAATTAGATGATGCTGAAGATATTGAAGTGCTGCTGTTTTCAATTAATGAACTGAAGCAACTCATTCGTGAAAATAAACTGATGCAGAGTATGCATGTAACAGCTTTGCTGTATGGTTTGGAGAAGATAGGAGAGTTGAAGTATTAG
- a CDS encoding putative metal-dependent hydrolase, whose product MDLRYPIGEYEPAPFSHKLRAERLADLEFLPGLLEHAIENLDEAQLNTPYRDGGWTVRQVVHHVSDSQLNALSRLKFTLTEDNPTVMGYDEVKWAETIEYTALPINISLTMIHTILAKLVALFSNLKEEEWKLTYIHSASKKQFDLWYLLGMYAWHGKHHAAHITSLRERKGW is encoded by the coding sequence ATGGATTTACGTTATCCCATTGGTGAATATGAACCCGCTCCATTCAGCCATAAGTTGAGAGCTGAACGTTTAGCTGACTTGGAGTTTCTTCCCGGATTGCTGGAACATGCAATTGAGAATTTAGATGAAGCCCAGCTGAATACGCCTTACCGGGATGGAGGCTGGACAGTGAGACAGGTGGTGCATCATGTATCCGACAGTCAGCTAAATGCGTTAAGCCGTTTGAAGTTTACATTAACAGAGGATAATCCAACAGTAATGGGATACGATGAAGTGAAATGGGCAGAAACAATTGAATATACAGCACTGCCAATAAACATTTCACTCACTATGATCCATACAATTCTTGCCAAGCTTGTTGCTTTGTTTTCAAACCTGAAAGAAGAGGAGTGGAAGCTTACGTATATTCATTCGGCATCAAAAAAACAATTTGATCTCTGGTACTTACTGGGCATGTACGCATGGCATGGTAAACATCATGCTGCACATATTACTTCGCTCAGAGAACGGAAAGGATGGTAA
- a CDS encoding FKBP-type peptidyl-prolyl cis-trans isomerase translates to MRIITIAIAFVTISVSAFSQAKKPPVKKTPAKPAVAPKPLLRNGVDSLSYAIGMNIGTNMKAQGIEKLNYAALNKAIADAIKETSTPLMNQDQCNMTIQQKLQEFMAQKNFAVKEEGRKFLAENKKQPGVVELPSGVQYKIITQGTGVKPLLEDTIVAHYKGTTLDGNVFDESYGRGEPIVYPLNQLVSGWQQALVLMPVGSKWQLFIPSDYGYGERGSGSAIPGGATLIFEMELLDVKPVKK, encoded by the coding sequence ATGCGAATTATCACAATTGCTATTGCATTCGTAACAATTTCAGTATCGGCTTTTTCCCAGGCCAAAAAACCACCCGTTAAAAAAACACCCGCAAAACCGGCTGTTGCACCAAAACCTTTATTAAGAAATGGTGTTGACAGTTTGAGTTATGCAATTGGTATGAATATCGGTACCAATATGAAAGCACAGGGAATTGAAAAGCTCAACTATGCGGCTTTAAACAAGGCCATTGCAGATGCAATTAAAGAAACTTCAACTCCATTAATGAACCAAGATCAATGTAATATGACTATTCAACAAAAACTACAGGAATTTATGGCACAGAAAAATTTCGCAGTGAAGGAAGAAGGCAGAAAGTTTTTAGCAGAAAACAAAAAACAACCCGGTGTGGTTGAACTGCCAAGTGGTGTTCAGTATAAAATTATTACACAGGGAACAGGTGTAAAACCACTACTGGAAGATACCATTGTTGCACATTATAAAGGCACAACTCTTGACGGTAATGTGTTTGATGAGTCTTACGGTCGTGGTGAACCAATTGTATATCCTTTAAATCAATTAGTATCCGGCTGGCAACAAGCATTAGTGTTAATGCCCGTAGGAAGTAAATGGCAGTTGTTTATTCCAAGTGATTATGGCTATGGTGAGCGTGGTTCAGGCAGTGCTATTCCCGGTGGCGCCACACTTATTTTTGAAATGGAATTACTGGATGTAAAACCGGTTAAGAAATAA
- a CDS encoding ABC transporter ATP-binding protein, giving the protein MQRKIIEIKNLVKDYGSFHAVKGISFDVYEGEIFGLLGPNGAGKSTTLEIIETLREKTSGEVFVDGLNLDKQANEIKQIIGVQLQTSGYYPGLNLTELIHLFSGLYNRKVNAMDLLKTVNLEEKAKAKYKELSGGQKQRFSVATTLINEPKIVFLDEPTTGLDPQARRNLWELVKNIQARGTTVIITTHYMDEAEYLCERVAIIDSGKIVALDSPGKLIDNLLATGFERPTQMKQANLEDVFITLTGHALRDE; this is encoded by the coding sequence ATGCAGCGAAAGATTATTGAGATAAAAAATTTGGTGAAAGACTATGGCAGCTTTCATGCTGTAAAGGGCATCAGTTTTGATGTGTATGAAGGAGAAATATTTGGTTTGCTCGGGCCCAATGGTGCAGGTAAATCAACCACGCTTGAAATCATTGAAACACTCCGTGAAAAAACAAGCGGCGAAGTATTCGTAGATGGATTAAACCTGGATAAACAGGCCAATGAAATTAAACAGATCATTGGAGTGCAGTTGCAAACTTCAGGTTACTATCCCGGTTTAAACTTAACCGAGCTCATTCATTTGTTCAGCGGTTTGTATAACCGTAAAGTAAATGCAATGGATTTACTGAAAACCGTAAACCTGGAAGAAAAGGCAAAAGCAAAATACAAAGAGTTGAGTGGCGGACAGAAACAACGCTTTTCTGTTGCAACAACACTCATCAATGAACCAAAGATTGTTTTTTTGGATGAACCCACAACAGGTCTTGATCCGCAGGCAAGAAGAAATTTATGGGAGTTGGTAAAGAATATCCAGGCAAGAGGAACAACAGTGATCATTACCACGCACTATATGGATGAAGCAGAATATCTCTGCGAAAGAGTAGCCATCATTGACAGTGGAAAAATTGTAGCACTTGATTCTCCCGGCAAGCTTATTGATAACCTGCTGGCAACGGGATTTGAACGGCCAACACAAATGAAGCAGGCGAACTTAGAAGATGTATTTATCACCTTAACCGGTCATGCGTTGCGTGACGAATAA
- the fbp gene encoding class 1 fructose-bisphosphatase, with protein sequence MSINRKISTLDEFTIQQLRNFPQATGELSSLLRDLGLAAKRVNVEVNKAGLVDILGDHGSINVQGEDVKKLDIYANDQFMKVLQHGVSCAGIGSEEMDDIVVFDDEISNNAKYIVMFDPLDGSGNIDVNISIGTIFSVYRRISERGKPCNKADFLQKGRNQVAAGYMIYGSSTMMVYATRRGVNGFTLDPAIGEFCLSHPDIQCPPDGNIYSVNHGNFFRYEKGVQDYINACQRKDNTNGGPYTQRYIGSMVADVHRSLIKGGIFMYPGTTGKPNGKLRLAYECNPFAFIMEIAGGKATNGKIPIIDVEPTELHQRVPMFIGSKNMMEELESHLSK encoded by the coding sequence ATGAGTATTAACCGTAAAATTTCAACGCTGGATGAGTTTACTATTCAGCAGTTGCGCAACTTCCCGCAGGCCACGGGTGAGTTAAGTAGTTTGCTGAGAGATCTTGGTCTTGCAGCGAAACGGGTAAATGTGGAAGTGAATAAAGCCGGACTGGTAGATATTCTTGGCGATCATGGCAGCATTAATGTGCAGGGAGAGGATGTAAAGAAGCTGGATATTTATGCCAACGATCAGTTCATGAAAGTACTGCAGCATGGCGTTAGTTGTGCCGGTATTGGCAGTGAGGAAATGGATGATATTGTTGTGTTTGACGATGAGATCAGTAACAATGCCAAGTATATTGTGATGTTTGATCCGCTTGATGGAAGCGGCAATATCGATGTAAATATTTCTATTGGTACAATCTTTAGTGTGTACCGTCGTATCAGCGAAAGAGGAAAGCCATGCAACAAAGCCGATTTTTTACAAAAAGGACGTAACCAGGTTGCTGCCGGTTATATGATCTATGGCTCAAGTACAATGATGGTGTATGCAACTAGGCGTGGTGTAAATGGTTTTACACTCGATCCGGCAATTGGTGAATTTTGTCTGAGCCATCCCGATATTCAATGCCCGCCCGATGGGAATATTTATTCGGTAAATCACGGTAATTTTTTCCGTTATGAAAAGGGTGTTCAGGATTATATTAATGCCTGTCAGAGAAAAGATAATACAAACGGCGGTCCCTATACCCAGCGTTATATTGGAAGCATGGTGGCAGATGTACACCGCAGTTTAATTAAGGGAGGGATCTTTATGTATCCCGGTACAACCGGAAAGCCCAATGGCAAATTACGGTTAGCTTATGAATGTAACCCCTTTGCATTTATTATGGAAATAGCAGGAGGCAAGGCTACCAATGGAAAAATCCCCATCATTGATGTAGAACCAACTGAATTGCATCAGCGTGTACCAATGTTTATCGGCAGTAAGAATATGATGGAAGAACTGGAATCACATTTATCAAAATAA